A portion of the Flavobacterium limnophilum genome contains these proteins:
- a CDS encoding RluA family pseudouridine synthase yields MKILSDKNNLQILHEDNHLIVVNKRVGDIVQGDKTGDKPLSEVVKEYIKDKYNKPGEVFLGVVHRLDRPTTGIVVFARTSKALTRMNELFSNRETQKTYWAIVKKMPEKAEDKLVHFIKRNEKNNTSKAHLKEVPESKLASLDYKIIKELNNYFALEINLHTGRHHQIRAQLSAIGSPIKGDLKYGFDRSNPDGGIHLHARKLVFIHPVSKENVTIVAPVPNDVIWNAI; encoded by the coding sequence ATGAAAATACTATCCGACAAAAACAATCTCCAAATCCTGCACGAAGACAACCATCTTATCGTGGTGAACAAGCGTGTGGGCGATATTGTGCAAGGCGACAAAACGGGCGACAAACCATTGTCTGAAGTGGTAAAAGAATACATCAAGGACAAATACAACAAACCCGGCGAAGTCTTCCTTGGAGTGGTTCATCGATTGGACAGACCCACAACAGGAATCGTTGTTTTTGCCAGAACCAGCAAGGCTTTGACTCGAATGAATGAATTGTTCAGCAATCGCGAAACCCAGAAAACCTATTGGGCCATCGTGAAAAAAATGCCTGAAAAGGCCGAAGACAAACTCGTTCATTTTATAAAAAGAAACGAAAAAAACAATACTTCAAAAGCGCATCTAAAGGAAGTACCCGAGAGTAAACTGGCAAGTTTAGACTATAAAATCATCAAGGAACTGAACAATTATTTTGCCTTGGAAATCAATCTCCACACGGGAAGACACCACCAAATTCGGGCACAACTTTCGGCGATTGGTTCTCCCATAAAAGGCGATTTGAAATATGGTTTTGACCGCAGCAATCCTGACGGCGGCATTCATTTGCACGCGCGAAAATTGGTCTTCATTCATCCCGTTTCTAAAGAAAATGTTACCATTGTTGCCCCAGTGCCAAATGACGTCATTTGGAATGCCATATAA
- a CDS encoding SDR family NAD(P)-dependent oxidoreductase, which yields MISLFKKTRLMATALLICLIGISENLVAQVESGYKKNDIIPIDSTYFSKDRLKGKVIVITGGARGIGRATAIRAAREGAAVVIGDWLSLQGESTAKYIRNEGGKALFVKTDIRSTADCNQLISEAVRVFGKVDGALLNAGVMDGTFSGDPFDYDKQKELLPSKLDEASDKYWDNVMEINATGTFKSMRSTIKQLLLQGKGGSIVTVGSIAGLTGLAGNPAYVASKHAVNGLTRSAAIDYAPYGIRVNSVNMAATKTPMTDKAFTFVKEVKKRGIQGMGGAKTESLLMMNDSKHRMATVWEQASVILFLLSDEASNLTGALYPTDGGWTAF from the coding sequence ATGATTTCACTCTTCAAAAAAACAAGATTAATGGCAACGGCATTACTAATATGCCTAATAGGAATTAGCGAAAACTTGGTTGCCCAAGTAGAGAGCGGGTACAAAAAAAATGACATCATACCAATCGATTCAACCTATTTTTCCAAAGATCGATTAAAAGGAAAAGTTATTGTAATAACAGGCGGTGCCAGAGGCATTGGACGCGCCACCGCGATTCGTGCAGCACGAGAAGGTGCTGCAGTAGTTATTGGTGATTGGTTGTCACTTCAGGGAGAATCTACCGCCAAATACATACGAAATGAGGGAGGAAAAGCTTTATTTGTTAAAACAGATATACGAAGTACAGCTGATTGTAATCAATTGATATCAGAAGCCGTAAGAGTCTTTGGAAAAGTGGACGGTGCTTTATTGAATGCTGGAGTTATGGACGGAACATTTTCTGGAGACCCTTTTGACTATGATAAACAAAAGGAATTATTGCCTTCCAAATTGGACGAAGCATCGGACAAATACTGGGATAATGTAATGGAAATAAACGCTACAGGAACATTCAAATCGATGCGCTCTACAATCAAACAACTACTCTTACAAGGCAAGGGAGGCTCAATTGTAACCGTTGGGTCAATTGCGGGTCTAACTGGATTAGCAGGAAATCCTGCTTATGTAGCAAGTAAACATGCTGTAAACGGATTAACTCGTAGTGCTGCCATAGATTATGCTCCTTATGGCATACGAGTAAACTCAGTCAATATGGCTGCTACCAAAACCCCAATGACAGACAAAGCTTTCACCTTTGTAAAAGAAGTAAAAAAACGAGGAATTCAAGGCATGGGAGGAGCTAAAACAGAGAGCTTATTAATGATGAATGACTCCAAGCACCGTATGGCTACAGTCTGGGAACAAGCATCGGTAATCTTGTTTCTGCTTTCAGACGAAGCATCAAATCTGACAGGAGCACTTTACCCTACCGATGGAGGATGGACAGCATTCTAA
- the ypfJ gene encoding KPN_02809 family neutral zinc metallopeptidase → MKWIGRRQSDNMEDRRGLSGGKTVVGGGIIGIIILLVTIFGGENAQQITPILEQFNQQQSPQTESRALTPEEIKEGEFVKTLLADNEDIWTKIFEENNLTFEAPRLELFSGQTQTACGGASSASGPFYCPGDRKIYMDMAFFEELRTRFGAEGGDFAVAYVLAHEYGHHIQTLLGTSAKVRQLQESRNETEGNKLSVALELQADFYAGLWTHYNEKQNAMLEPGDIEEALSAANAVGDDAIQKKMQGQVVPDSFTHGTSEQRMYWFNRGFKSGDFNKGDTFAKEE, encoded by the coding sequence ATGAAATGGATCGGTAGAAGACAAAGCGACAATATGGAGGACCGCAGAGGACTTTCAGGCGGAAAAACAGTAGTTGGCGGTGGAATAATTGGAATCATTATTCTGCTCGTGACTATTTTTGGCGGCGAAAATGCCCAACAAATCACCCCAATTTTAGAACAATTCAACCAACAGCAATCTCCCCAAACCGAGTCGAGAGCCTTGACCCCGGAAGAAATCAAGGAAGGTGAATTCGTGAAAACGCTCTTGGCAGACAATGAAGACATTTGGACCAAAATATTCGAGGAAAATAACCTGACCTTCGAAGCGCCACGATTAGAATTATTCAGTGGACAAACACAAACCGCTTGCGGTGGTGCGAGTTCCGCTTCAGGTCCTTTTTATTGTCCCGGCGACAGGAAAATTTATATGGATATGGCTTTCTTCGAGGAATTAAGGACACGATTTGGTGCCGAAGGAGGCGATTTTGCCGTGGCTTATGTTTTGGCACACGAATACGGTCATCACATTCAAACCTTGTTGGGAACATCTGCCAAAGTGCGACAATTACAAGAAAGCAGAAACGAAACCGAAGGCAATAAATTGTCCGTTGCCCTAGAATTGCAAGCCGATTTCTATGCCGGACTTTGGACACATTACAACGAAAAACAAAACGCCATGCTGGAACCCGGCGATATAGAAGAAGCCCTGAGTGCCGCCAATGCCGTGGGAGACGATGCCATCCAGAAAAAAATGCAGGGACAAGTCGTTCCCGATTCTTTTACCCACGGAACTTCCGAGCAAAGAATGTATTGGTTCAATCGCGGTTTTAAATCGGGGGATTTTAATAAGGGAGATACTTTTGCGAAGGAGGAATAG
- a CDS encoding aldehyde dehydrogenase, which yields MDYKTNINFRKETLIKLLNAVIIHENEIIQALHDDFKKPAFEAVLTETSYVIVELKDTIKNLKNWAKPKKVFPSLLNFPSKDYIYKEPYGKVLILAPWNYPFQLALCPLISAVAAGNQVVLKPSELTPKTSEIIVKIITKVFDKNHVEVIEGGVEVSQKLLSERWDYIFFTGSVAVGKIVAKAAAENLTPITLELGGKNPCIIDETANLKLAAKRIAWGKFVNAGQTCIAPDYILIQKNMKPHFVNFLKEEITKAYGENPAESPDFARIINAKNWQRLVNMIEPNKVIFGGQSHAKDCYIAPTLVEETSADSPIMQEEIFGPILPILVYEKETEIDVLIAKHEKPLALYIFTENPSFYRRIIESHSFGGGCVNDTMIHFANKRLPFGGVGHSGMGAYHGKMSFDTFSHQKSIVKKANWLDLPMRYAPYKDKLPTIKKILKWL from the coding sequence ATGGACTATAAAACCAACATCAACTTTAGGAAAGAAACCCTGATCAAGTTGCTGAATGCCGTTATTATTCATGAAAACGAAATTATCCAGGCTTTACACGACGATTTTAAAAAACCTGCTTTTGAAGCTGTACTCACCGAAACCAGTTACGTCATTGTCGAGTTAAAGGACACCATAAAAAACTTGAAAAATTGGGCAAAACCAAAAAAGGTCTTTCCATCATTGCTCAACTTTCCATCCAAAGATTATATTTACAAGGAACCTTACGGCAAAGTCTTGATACTTGCGCCTTGGAATTATCCTTTTCAATTGGCACTTTGCCCATTAATTTCGGCAGTTGCGGCAGGAAATCAGGTGGTGTTGAAACCATCGGAGCTTACGCCAAAAACCTCCGAAATCATTGTTAAAATCATCACTAAAGTTTTCGATAAAAACCATGTCGAAGTCATTGAAGGCGGAGTTGAAGTTTCGCAAAAATTACTTTCCGAACGTTGGGATTACATCTTTTTTACGGGAAGTGTTGCCGTGGGCAAAATCGTGGCAAAAGCCGCAGCCGAAAACCTGACGCCCATAACGCTTGAACTTGGCGGAAAAAATCCTTGCATTATTGACGAAACGGCCAATTTGAAACTGGCAGCTAAAAGAATCGCTTGGGGAAAATTCGTCAATGCGGGGCAAACCTGCATTGCGCCCGATTACATCTTGATCCAAAAGAACATGAAACCCCATTTCGTGAATTTTTTGAAAGAAGAAATCACGAAAGCCTATGGCGAAAATCCTGCCGAATCTCCCGATTTTGCAAGGATTATCAATGCCAAAAACTGGCAACGATTGGTCAATATGATTGAACCGAACAAAGTAATTTTTGGAGGACAAAGCCATGCAAAAGATTGCTATATCGCTCCCACTCTTGTCGAAGAAACTTCCGCTGATAGTCCAATTATGCAGGAGGAAATATTTGGCCCAATTTTGCCTATTCTTGTTTACGAAAAGGAAACCGAAATTGATGTGCTAATTGCCAAACATGAAAAACCATTGGCTTTGTATATTTTTACCGAAAACCCAAGCTTTTATAGGCGAATCATCGAAAGTCATTCCTTTGGCGGTGGTTGCGTCAACGATACGATGATTCATTTTGCCAATAAACGGCTGCCTTTTGGCGGTGTTGGCCACAGCGGAATGGGTGCCTACCACGGAAAAATGAGTTTCGACACTTTTTCGCACCAAAAAAGCATTGTCAAAAAAGCAAATTGGCTGGATTTACCAATGCGCTATGCTCCTTACAAAGACAAATTGCCAACAATTAAAAAAATACTAAAATGGTTGTAA
- a CDS encoding DEAD/DEAH box helicase: MSFNSLGLSDALLKAISKKGYTTPSPIQQKAIPPILEGKDVLASAQTGTGKTAGFTLPILQLLSQGKHLSHRPIRALILTPTRELAAQILANIKEYSEFVDLRSAVIFGGVNQNPQAAQIRQGLDILVATPGRLIDLQNQGLVSLSKVEILVLDEADRMLDMGFLRDIERLIKLLPSKRQNLLFSATFSKDIKKLAMGILHHPVQVEATPENTTVDAIIQKVYPCAKEKKTALIIKLITEGNWKQILVFTRTKQGANKLTESMIGAGIRAAAIHGNKGQGARTKALAGFKDGSLTALVATDIAARGLDIPLLPHVINFELPNIPEDYVHRIGRTGRAGASGEAISLFSPDETVFLRDIEKLVGLKLPKENIKGFEPDPNASTEPIKQGQGRQQRNSTPRKPNTDNSNRSGNNSFGPRRPQQNNDRRSR; this comes from the coding sequence ATGTCATTCAACTCATTAGGTTTATCTGATGCTTTATTAAAAGCCATCAGCAAAAAAGGATACACAACCCCTTCTCCAATACAACAAAAAGCAATTCCACCCATCTTGGAAGGCAAAGACGTATTGGCATCCGCACAAACAGGAACAGGAAAAACAGCAGGTTTTACCTTACCCATATTGCAATTGTTATCGCAAGGAAAACACCTAAGTCACAGACCCATTCGTGCCTTGATATTGACTCCAACACGAGAATTGGCAGCCCAAATATTGGCCAATATAAAAGAATACAGTGAGTTTGTTGATTTGCGCTCTGCCGTAATTTTTGGAGGTGTAAACCAAAATCCACAAGCCGCCCAAATACGTCAAGGTCTTGATATTTTAGTCGCAACTCCCGGTCGATTGATCGATTTGCAAAATCAAGGCTTGGTATCGCTGTCCAAAGTAGAGATTTTGGTTTTGGATGAAGCCGATCGTATGCTCGATATGGGATTTTTGCGTGACATTGAACGCCTTATCAAACTATTGCCGTCAAAAAGGCAAAACTTGTTGTTTTCGGCAACCTTCTCCAAAGACATCAAGAAACTGGCAATGGGTATTTTGCACCATCCAGTCCAAGTGGAAGCCACGCCAGAAAACACGACTGTTGATGCCATTATCCAAAAAGTATATCCTTGTGCCAAAGAGAAAAAAACAGCATTGATAATCAAACTGATTACGGAAGGCAACTGGAAACAGATTTTAGTTTTTACCCGTACCAAACAAGGTGCCAACAAGCTAACCGAAAGCATGATTGGTGCCGGTATTAGAGCAGCTGCGATTCACGGGAACAAAGGGCAAGGCGCAAGAACCAAAGCCTTGGCGGGTTTCAAAGACGGAAGCCTAACCGCTTTGGTCGCCACGGATATTGCCGCTCGTGGTTTGGATATTCCATTGTTACCGCACGTTATTAACTTTGAATTGCCCAATATTCCCGAAGATTACGTGCACCGAATTGGTAGAACCGGAAGAGCCGGTGCCAGTGGAGAAGCCATTTCGTTGTTTAGTCCAGACGAAACCGTTTTTTTACGCGATATCGAAAAATTGGTCGGCTTGAAATTGCCCAAAGAAAACATCAAAGGTTTTGAGCCAGATCCCAACGCTTCAACCGAACCAATAAAACAAGGACAAGGAAGACAACAACGCAACTCAACTCCAAGGAAACCCAATACAGACAATTCAAATAGAAGCGGGAATAACAGCTTTGGCCCAAGACGTCCGCAACAAAATAATGACAGACGCTCCAGATAG
- a CDS encoding PAS domain S-box protein, which yields MLSSLPLAITSALNNYFIVDESLPINQVFHIHKFITRNNLFEIVSPFLIILSFMLIYKFLKIKLTLNNKYIENHSKENSRNKETQYYLLFLGILVPFLEIIFAFFDVRSKSLLVQNCSVGAILLAVYFTSKKSALVFQRIQQIFKVLFLLTIVIISRNLIYTSPDIIPLIAFVIWFFFSYDILKPLKLYWFSVAFVFIFIFILFVFEIIPTNSISLLFNYCLIIQIVNYVRHESLINFKDKFRFNNEIVNKGNTLIIATNNIGEISFCSETITSILGYTPEEVMGLEFWRLTEDPEFIGEKYHDNYVDERLYVRKLKCKNGTYKYIQWRDKKHDNNLTIGIGNDITNEINLQNQYRDLIQNATDLIFEVDAFGNFTFINDFTIKTLGYSSDEALTRNFAEFIREDYAETMKDFYQELPEKNNDFTTVEIPLIKKNGAEMWISQKVVVRRNDHDEIIGYSGFARDITTLKNIEIENQKRQEKIDQYNLAIKTLSTKNFNQYENLDSIIGTIIKTAAKVSNANRLSFWKYSNNKIVCKKLYLLDFDTFGKKTTFKRENYPLYFESTKSESQIVASDVHDKLKTSEFFEDYHSKYDIKSLLSIPFFNNGQLTGYISFETTTDKKYWDNDDINFARTISDIISLQIASRKRYMAEIKLQYKSDLLSAMALCTEKFLLSKSIDEMFIETYEIIGKATNADHLSYYEKDFNTNLISQKFKWTRKGIPAQITELQTYTTENLKEVFTQINKKKYFKTISRKLEDPILKKLLIANEIKSILVLPIYIENEFTGFIGFDDCSREKKWTDDEINILQTLANNISSALERNKKETILHESQEKFRLLANNIPGTVYLSNIDYKWSKIYINDEIENLTGYTKTEFLENKIYYVDLVHPDDKENVLFAAKKMVEEHVKMQIVYRIIHKKGHIVWVEEFGDSIKKDNVISYVGGIFFDITMKKEAEEALIAKEIAEAANKAKSEFIANMSHEIRTPLNGIIGFTDLLMKTNLEKTQEKHMITVNQSAHSLLDIINNILDFSKIEAGKLELFIEKCEIKEILNQIIDLISYESNQKNLKLELVITSDIPKYFWVDIVRLKQILINLLANAVKFTEKGSIQLVVSVLEKTDDSNSKIRFSVKDSGIGILEENKNKIFEAFSQEDNSTTRKFGGTGLGLSISNQLLALMNSNLQLESKIDIGSTFYFDLDLKTSNLTNIDEFKIIIPDENRIDLVIKRKDDLKKLKIMIAEDNKINMLLLKTIIKNIFTEATIFEIFNGKDAVEQFEIINPDLIFMDIQMPLMNGYEAAKAIRNLESGKNIPIIAVTAGVEKEEKIKCIEAGMNDHISKPIMKGIIEETIIKWMDVPKLNPKKK from the coding sequence ATGTTATCCAGTCTGCCATTAGCGATTACTTCGGCCTTGAACAATTATTTTATTGTTGACGAGAGTTTGCCTATAAATCAAGTTTTCCACATACATAAATTTATTACTAGAAATAATTTGTTCGAAATTGTGTCCCCGTTTTTAATCATTCTGTCATTTATGTTGATTTATAAATTTTTAAAAATCAAATTGACATTAAACAATAAATATATAGAAAACCACTCCAAAGAAAATTCCAGGAACAAAGAAACCCAATACTATTTGTTATTTTTGGGAATCCTTGTACCTTTTCTCGAAATTATTTTCGCCTTTTTTGATGTAAGGTCAAAAAGTCTATTGGTTCAAAACTGTAGCGTGGGCGCTATTTTATTGGCAGTTTATTTTACAAGCAAAAAATCGGCCTTGGTATTCCAAAGGATACAACAAATTTTCAAGGTTTTATTTTTACTCACTATTGTCATTATATCCCGAAATTTAATTTATACCTCTCCCGACATAATACCTCTTATTGCTTTCGTAATATGGTTTTTCTTTTCCTATGATATTCTCAAGCCCCTAAAACTGTATTGGTTTTCAGTTGCATTCGTTTTTATTTTCATTTTCATTCTTTTTGTTTTTGAAATAATCCCAACGAATTCCATTTCCCTTTTGTTTAATTACTGTTTAATAATTCAAATCGTAAACTATGTACGACACGAGTCTTTAATCAATTTTAAAGATAAATTCAGGTTTAACAACGAAATAGTAAATAAAGGTAATACGCTGATAATTGCCACAAATAATATAGGCGAAATTTCTTTTTGCAGCGAAACAATTACCTCCATCTTGGGATATACTCCAGAGGAAGTTATGGGATTAGAATTTTGGAGACTTACCGAAGATCCCGAATTTATTGGAGAAAAATACCATGACAACTATGTTGACGAGCGATTGTATGTCAGAAAATTAAAATGTAAAAACGGCACTTACAAATACATTCAATGGAGAGACAAAAAACACGACAACAACCTAACCATCGGAATTGGAAATGACATTACCAATGAAATAAACCTTCAAAACCAGTATCGTGATTTGATCCAGAACGCTACCGATCTTATTTTTGAAGTTGACGCTTTCGGTAATTTTACCTTCATAAACGATTTTACGATCAAGACTCTTGGCTATAGTTCTGATGAAGCGCTGACCAGAAATTTTGCCGAATTTATTCGGGAAGATTATGCCGAAACCATGAAGGATTTCTATCAGGAATTGCCCGAGAAGAACAATGATTTTACAACAGTTGAAATTCCACTAATCAAAAAGAACGGAGCAGAAATGTGGATTTCCCAAAAAGTTGTCGTTAGAAGGAATGATCATGATGAAATTATTGGGTATTCCGGTTTTGCCAGGGATATTACCACTTTAAAAAATATAGAAATTGAAAACCAAAAAAGACAGGAAAAAATTGACCAATACAATTTGGCAATCAAGACTTTGTCTACAAAAAATTTCAATCAATATGAAAATTTAGACAGCATCATCGGGACAATCATAAAAACCGCTGCGAAAGTCTCCAATGCAAACAGGTTAAGTTTTTGGAAATATTCCAATAATAAAATCGTCTGCAAAAAGCTGTATCTTTTGGATTTCGACACATTTGGAAAAAAAACAACTTTCAAAAGGGAAAATTATCCCCTCTATTTTGAATCTACCAAGAGTGAATCACAAATAGTCGCCAGTGATGTTCACGATAAATTGAAGACCTCGGAATTTTTTGAAGATTATCATTCAAAATATGACATCAAATCGTTACTGTCCATTCCCTTTTTCAACAATGGCCAGTTGACTGGCTACATTTCATTTGAAACGACAACAGATAAAAAGTATTGGGATAATGACGATATTAATTTTGCCCGAACAATATCTGATATCATATCATTGCAAATTGCTTCCAGAAAACGCTATATGGCAGAAATAAAATTGCAATACAAAAGCGATTTACTTTCTGCCATGGCGTTGTGTACCGAAAAATTTCTGTTGAGCAAGAGCATTGATGAAATGTTCATAGAAACCTATGAAATAATAGGAAAAGCCACTAATGCAGACCATCTTTCTTATTATGAAAAGGATTTCAACACTAATTTAATCAGCCAAAAATTCAAATGGACAAGAAAAGGGATACCTGCTCAAATAACAGAATTACAAACATATACCACTGAAAACCTGAAAGAAGTATTTACACAAATCAATAAAAAAAAATATTTCAAAACAATATCCCGCAAACTCGAAGATCCTATTTTAAAAAAATTATTGATCGCCAATGAAATCAAATCGATACTCGTTTTACCGATATATATTGAAAATGAGTTTACCGGTTTTATTGGTTTTGACGATTGTTCCCGTGAAAAAAAATGGACAGACGACGAGATTAATATTCTCCAAACTCTTGCCAACAATATTTCTTCGGCATTGGAAAGAAATAAAAAAGAAACGATCCTGCACGAAAGCCAAGAAAAGTTTCGCCTATTGGCCAATAATATTCCGGGTACCGTTTATTTATCTAACATTGACTACAAATGGAGCAAGATTTACATTAACGACGAAATTGAAAACCTGACAGGATACACTAAAACAGAATTTCTCGAAAACAAAATCTACTATGTGGATTTGGTTCATCCCGACGACAAAGAAAATGTGTTATTTGCAGCAAAAAAAATGGTTGAAGAACACGTTAAAATGCAAATTGTTTACAGAATTATCCATAAAAAAGGGCATATTGTTTGGGTAGAAGAATTTGGCGACAGCATAAAAAAAGACAACGTAATCAGTTATGTGGGAGGAATATTTTTTGACATCACGATGAAAAAAGAAGCCGAGGAAGCCCTGATAGCCAAAGAAATTGCCGAAGCGGCCAACAAGGCAAAATCAGAATTCATTGCCAACATGAGCCATGAAATCAGGACCCCGCTAAATGGAATAATCGGTTTCACGGACTTGCTGATGAAAACCAATCTTGAAAAAACACAGGAAAAACACATGATTACCGTCAATCAATCGGCACATTCCTTGTTGGACATCATCAACAATATTCTTGATTTTTCAAAAATCGAAGCGGGCAAACTGGAATTATTTATAGAAAAATGCGAAATCAAGGAAATATTGAATCAAATAATCGACTTGATATCTTATGAATCGAACCAGAAAAACCTAAAACTTGAACTGGTCATAACCTCCGATATTCCTAAATATTTTTGGGTAGACATCGTTCGATTAAAGCAAATCTTGATTAATCTTTTGGCAAATGCCGTAAAATTCACCGAAAAAGGCTCCATCCAATTGGTAGTTTCCGTTCTCGAAAAAACAGATGATTCCAACAGCAAAATTCGTTTTTCCGTAAAAGATTCCGGTATTGGAATACTCGAAGAAAACAAGAATAAAATTTTCGAGGCTTTTTCACAAGAAGACAATTCGACAACCCGAAAATTTGGTGGAACAGGATTGGGCTTGAGCATTTCGAATCAATTGTTGGCATTGATGAACAGCAACCTTCAATTGGAAAGCAAAATAGATATTGGAAGCACTTTTTATTTTGATCTGGATTTGAAAACCAGCAATTTAACCAATATCGACGAATTCAAAATAATTATTCCCGATGAAAACCGAATAGACCTGGTTATTAAAAGAAAAGACGATCTAAAAAAATTAAAAATAATGATTGCCGAGGACAACAAAATCAATATGTTGTTGCTAAAAACCATCATTAAAAACATATTCACCGAGGCAACTATTTTTGAGATTTTCAATGGTAAAGATGCTGTCGAACAATTTGAAATCATCAATCCAGACCTAATTTTTATGGACATCCAAATGCCGTTGATGAATGGTTATGAAGCAGCAAAAGCCATAAGAAACCTTGAATCAGGGAAAAACATTCCCATCATTGCCGTTACGGCAGGAGTCGAAAAAGAAGAAAAAATAAAATGCATCGAAGCCGGGATGAATGATCATATATCGAAACCCATCATGAAAGGCATTATTGAAGAAACCATCATCAAATGGATGGATGTGCCAAAATTGAACCCTAAAAAGAAATAG
- a CDS encoding nitroreductase family protein: MVVTNEKTVSEAINYRRSVRVFRKEPIDENKVRECIHLATLAATSSNMQLWEFYHVVSPEILQELTVASFNQGAARTAQQMVVVVARKDLWKKRAQSNIAFLKVQYGDKPVSEYSKREKFALNYYQKIVPGIYSDLLGILGMAKFLAFKIIGLFRPIYREARQSDMRIVAHKSAALAAQNFMISMAAISHDTCPMEGFDSSMVKKVLDLPASSEINMIIACGLREQNGVYGERFRVPFEEVYFKK, encoded by the coding sequence ATGGTTGTAACCAACGAAAAAACGGTAAGCGAAGCCATAAATTATCGACGTTCGGTTCGGGTTTTCAGGAAGGAACCCATAGACGAAAATAAAGTGCGGGAATGCATCCATTTGGCCACATTGGCAGCGACAAGCAGCAACATGCAACTCTGGGAGTTTTATCATGTTGTTTCGCCAGAAATCCTGCAAGAACTCACCGTTGCCAGCTTTAATCAAGGTGCCGCAAGAACTGCCCAACAAATGGTGGTGGTCGTGGCCAGAAAAGATTTGTGGAAGAAAAGAGCCCAATCGAATATTGCTTTTTTAAAAGTGCAGTATGGCGACAAACCCGTTTCGGAATATTCCAAAAGAGAAAAATTTGCCTTGAATTATTATCAAAAAATCGTTCCCGGGATTTATTCTGATTTATTGGGAATCTTGGGAATGGCAAAATTTCTGGCTTTCAAAATCATTGGATTGTTCCGCCCCATTTATCGGGAAGCGAGACAAAGCGACATGCGGATTGTGGCGCATAAAAGTGCTGCACTCGCCGCACAAAACTTTATGATCAGCATGGCTGCCATAAGCCATGACACTTGTCCGATGGAAGGTTTTGATTCGTCAATGGTAAAAAAAGTATTAGATTTGCCGGCATCCTCCGAAATAAACATGATTATTGCTTGCGGCCTTCGAGAGCAAAACGGTGTTTATGGTGAACGTTTCAGGGTGCCATTTGAAGAAGTGTATTTCAAAAAATAA